In a single window of the Nocardioides sp. L-11A genome:
- a CDS encoding ABC transporter substrate-binding protein, with the protein MKNLRIAVITAALASIALSACSSDPADSPRDDGVIELDVSVLPIAHTAPIQIAISEGIFEKHGLEVTVTQATTGSAVVPSVMNESVDIAYGNLTSTLQARAQGLPIVSIATSDGAASVLESDTNWIMVRADSGIADVQDLAGKTIAVNALNGLVDLITRATIDELGGNSDDVELTEIPFPDMLGALEAGRVDAVSLTEPFRTIGLQNQENVALAPVGSIGGTRPGLIVDTYFTSEGFLSKNEEAVERFQTAIYEAQQLAIDDPAVAREAISSYLDIPEPILQAMNLPQWATDTMSDSDFQFMVDLMVTFGLMDEDSAPSYDDVVRE; encoded by the coding sequence ATGAAGAACCTGCGCATCGCCGTGATCACGGCGGCCTTGGCGAGCATCGCACTCTCCGCATGCTCGAGCGATCCGGCGGACTCGCCGCGCGACGACGGTGTCATCGAGCTGGACGTCTCGGTGCTCCCCATCGCACACACCGCACCGATCCAGATCGCCATCTCGGAGGGCATCTTCGAGAAGCACGGGCTCGAGGTCACCGTCACGCAGGCAACGACCGGATCTGCCGTGGTGCCGTCGGTGATGAACGAGTCGGTCGACATCGCCTACGGGAACCTGACCTCCACACTCCAGGCCCGAGCCCAAGGTCTTCCGATCGTTTCGATCGCGACGAGCGACGGGGCGGCGAGCGTGCTCGAGAGCGACACCAACTGGATCATGGTCCGCGCCGACAGCGGCATCGCCGACGTGCAGGACCTCGCTGGCAAGACGATCGCGGTCAATGCCCTCAATGGCCTCGTCGACCTGATCACTCGCGCCACGATCGACGAACTCGGTGGCAACTCCGACGACGTCGAGCTCACGGAGATTCCCTTTCCCGACATGCTCGGAGCGCTGGAGGCCGGTCGCGTTGATGCCGTGAGCCTCACCGAGCCGTTCCGCACGATCGGCCTGCAGAACCAGGAGAACGTCGCACTCGCCCCGGTAGGGAGCATCGGGGGCACGCGCCCGGGACTCATCGTGGACACCTACTTCACCTCCGAGGGCTTCCTGAGCAAGAACGAGGAGGCCGTCGAGCGCTTCCAGACGGCCATCTACGAGGCGCAGCAACTGGCTATCGACGACCCCGCCGTGGCGCGCGAGGCGATCTCGAGCTATCTGGACATCCCGGAACCGATCCTGCAGGCGATGAACCTCCCCCAGTGGGCCACCGACACCATGTCGGACTCGGACTTCCAGTTCATGGTCGACCTGATGGTCACGTTCGGTCTGATGGACGAAGACTCGGCGCCTTCCTATGACGACGTCGTTCGTGAGTGA
- a CDS encoding M15 family metallopeptidase produces the protein MTILLSDPRVRAVPVVECGEPLVRLPRDLSPAGAVVRAGLADRLDAADRLLPAGIRLRVVEGFRPMAEQRAIVASYGAELAALHPGIGDQALERLTSRFVAPVDVAPHVAGAAVDLTLVDVCGDELDLGTAIDATPEQSDGRCWFAAAGIGADARAHRTVLARVLRSQGLVNYPTEWWHWSYGDRYWALTTGAPHGLYGPLASAVAA, from the coding sequence ATGACGATCCTCCTGTCCGATCCCCGCGTCCGCGCGGTGCCCGTCGTCGAGTGCGGGGAGCCGCTGGTGCGCCTCCCTCGGGACCTCTCGCCGGCCGGTGCCGTGGTCCGCGCCGGACTCGCGGACCGCCTCGACGCGGCCGACCGGCTGCTGCCCGCCGGCATCCGGCTCCGCGTGGTCGAGGGCTTCCGACCGATGGCGGAGCAGCGCGCCATCGTGGCGTCGTACGGCGCCGAGCTGGCCGCGCTGCACCCGGGCATCGGCGACCAGGCGCTGGAGCGGCTGACCAGCCGGTTCGTGGCGCCCGTCGACGTGGCACCGCACGTGGCGGGCGCGGCGGTCGACCTCACCCTGGTGGACGTCTGCGGCGACGAGCTCGACCTCGGCACGGCGATCGACGCGACGCCGGAGCAGAGCGACGGCCGCTGCTGGTTCGCGGCAGCGGGGATCGGTGCCGACGCCCGGGCGCACCGCACCGTGCTCGCCCGGGTGCTCCGCTCGCAGGGGCTGGTGAACTACCCGACGGAGTGGTGGCACTGGAGCTACGGCGACCGGTACTGGGCCCTGACGACCGGTGCTCCCCACGGGCTCTACGGCCCCCTCGCCTCGGCCGTGGCGGCATGA
- the alr gene encoding alanine racemase yields the protein MTGPGSLAVRPLDPASRSEPRLAVDLGAVARNTRTLADRASGELMAVVKADGFGHGAVDVARTTLAHGATRLGVTSLAEAWVLRDAGLVAPILSWLNPVDADFPAAAVRDVDVAVPSLTHLAAVAAGPGRNRVHLHVDAGMARDGAEPEEWAALCRAARRAELRGQLEVVGVMGHLGCAEDPADDCNALGRTRFAWAVEAARGAGLRPRERHLAATAATLTDPRAHHTMSRVGAGLVGIDPSGTTVLEPAMTLTAPLVQVRRVRAGTPVGYRHAHRTTRATRLGLLPLGYADGLPRVASGRAEVLVRGTRCPVVGRISMDQVVVDLGRTGAEAGEQVTVFGPGAAGEPTVAEWAAWADTIEHEIVTGIGARVERRTLAAPYLRPLSTRSGA from the coding sequence ATGACCGGCCCGGGCAGCCTCGCCGTGCGACCGCTCGACCCGGCGTCGCGGTCGGAGCCGCGGCTCGCCGTCGACCTGGGCGCCGTCGCCCGCAACACCCGGACCCTCGCCGACCGTGCGTCGGGCGAGCTGATGGCCGTGGTCAAGGCCGACGGCTTCGGTCACGGCGCGGTCGACGTGGCCCGGACCACACTGGCCCACGGCGCGACCCGGCTCGGGGTCACCAGCCTGGCCGAGGCATGGGTGCTGCGCGACGCGGGCCTCGTGGCGCCGATCCTTAGCTGGCTCAACCCGGTCGACGCCGACTTCCCCGCGGCCGCCGTCCGGGACGTCGATGTGGCGGTTCCGAGCCTCACGCACCTGGCCGCGGTCGCGGCCGGACCGGGCCGCAACCGGGTCCACCTCCACGTCGACGCCGGCATGGCCCGGGACGGGGCCGAGCCGGAGGAGTGGGCCGCACTGTGCCGGGCCGCGCGTCGCGCCGAGCTCCGCGGGCAGCTCGAGGTCGTCGGCGTGATGGGCCACCTCGGCTGCGCCGAGGATCCCGCCGACGACTGCAACGCCCTCGGCCGCACGCGGTTCGCGTGGGCCGTCGAGGCCGCTCGCGGCGCCGGCCTGCGTCCGCGCGAGCGGCATCTCGCCGCGACCGCCGCCACCCTCACCGACCCGCGTGCCCACCACACGATGAGCCGGGTGGGCGCCGGCCTGGTCGGCATCGACCCTTCCGGGACCACGGTCCTGGAGCCGGCGATGACGCTGACCGCCCCGCTGGTGCAGGTGCGTCGGGTCCGCGCCGGTACCCCGGTCGGCTACCGCCACGCGCACCGCACGACCCGCGCCACCCGGCTCGGCCTGCTCCCGCTGGGGTACGCCGACGGCCTGCCGCGCGTCGCCTCCGGCCGTGCCGAGGTACTGGTCCGCGGCACCCGCTGCCCCGTCGTCGGCCGGATCTCGATGGACCAGGTGGTCGTCGATCTCGGCCGGACCGGCGCGGAGGCCGGGGAGCAGGTCACCGTCTTCGGTCCCGGTGCCGCCGGTGAGCCCACGGTCGCCGAATGGGCGGCCTGGGCGGACACCATCGAGCACGAGATCGTCACGGGCATCGGAGCTCGTGTCGAGCGCCGGACCCTCGCCGCGCCGTACCTGCGGCCGCTGTCCACGCGGAGCGGGGCATGA
- a CDS encoding GntR family transcriptional regulator, translated as MDLERDIDAYEAIRASIVDDTLRAGHRLIEADLALALNTSRSYVRQALARLEFEGLVDKAPGHSATVRRVPKAEILEIIEARIALEAIVVRAAAARRTDAQARQLLDAARTLEAKFEKSDISGVLEAQAAFHHMVLEAGRKPAIQRVVHNLAALTVQTRMRSMLLPGRIPASVKEHAAIAAAVVAQDADAAERAMVAHLRSVAHAVSKLPDSVHPVSLTPRKKQEVTP; from the coding sequence ATGGATCTGGAGCGCGACATCGATGCCTACGAGGCGATACGTGCGTCGATCGTCGATGACACCCTTCGTGCTGGGCATCGACTGATCGAGGCAGACCTCGCGCTGGCGCTGAACACCAGCCGCAGCTACGTGCGCCAAGCGCTCGCACGGCTGGAGTTCGAGGGCCTGGTCGACAAGGCACCCGGTCACAGTGCGACTGTGCGCCGAGTCCCGAAGGCCGAGATCCTTGAGATCATCGAGGCGAGGATCGCGCTCGAGGCGATCGTGGTCCGTGCCGCAGCAGCGCGCCGTACCGATGCTCAGGCCCGCCAGCTCCTCGACGCCGCCAGGACGTTGGAAGCCAAGTTCGAGAAGTCCGACATCAGCGGGGTGCTGGAGGCACAGGCTGCGTTCCACCACATGGTGCTCGAGGCCGGCCGCAAGCCCGCCATCCAGCGCGTTGTCCACAACCTGGCGGCGCTGACAGTACAGACACGAATGCGAAGCATGTTGCTACCCGGTCGCATCCCAGCATCGGTCAAGGAACACGCGGCGATCGCCGCTGCCGTCGTAGCGCAGGACGCGGACGCCGCCGAGCGAGCCATGGTCGCCCACCTCCGCAGCGTTGCTCATGCCGTCAGCAAGCTTCCTGATTCCGTTCACCCCGTCAGCCTCACCCCTCGCAAGAAACAGGAGGTCACCCCATGA
- a CDS encoding ABC transporter permease subunit — protein sequence MTTSFVSDLITAPSGAAARLRRVVNGPAVVFGAAILLIWMATTETGLVGAAVLPSPAALGTAFVDLVGSAVLWSAVWATLSTWIVSLIIAVLLAAVLGVLLGSSAGLYRAVSGLIEFFRPIPSVAILPLFLLLYGATDSTKILLTAYTAFWPMIVQTIYGVLGTDPVLKDVAATLNLGPVATRWRIALPSALPSMAVGFRIGASVSLILCVTLEIIVGMEGLGREIFVAQSSGATDRMHTLIAVTGLLGWGVNALFQRVERATLHWHSAHRNGPR from the coding sequence ATGACGACGTCGTTCGTGAGTGACTTGATCACCGCGCCCTCGGGGGCGGCCGCGAGACTTCGCCGGGTCGTCAATGGTCCAGCCGTGGTCTTCGGCGCGGCCATCCTCTTGATCTGGATGGCTACGACCGAGACGGGTCTGGTGGGTGCGGCAGTTCTTCCGAGCCCGGCAGCACTGGGCACGGCCTTCGTCGATCTCGTGGGGTCGGCCGTGCTGTGGTCCGCGGTCTGGGCGACCCTGAGCACCTGGATCGTCTCCCTGATCATCGCGGTGCTCCTGGCCGCCGTCCTGGGTGTGCTGCTCGGGTCGAGCGCCGGCCTCTACCGGGCCGTGTCCGGCCTCATCGAGTTCTTCCGGCCTATCCCGTCGGTCGCGATCCTGCCGCTGTTCCTCCTGCTCTACGGAGCGACGGACTCGACCAAGATCCTCCTGACCGCCTACACGGCGTTCTGGCCGATGATCGTGCAGACGATCTACGGCGTCCTGGGCACCGATCCGGTGCTCAAGGACGTCGCCGCGACCTTGAACCTCGGTCCGGTCGCGACGCGGTGGCGCATCGCTCTGCCGAGCGCGTTGCCCTCCATGGCTGTCGGTTTCCGCATCGGCGCCTCGGTCAGCCTGATCCTCTGCGTCACGCTCGAGATCATCGTCGGAATGGAAGGGCTCGGCCGGGAGATCTTCGTGGCGCAGAGCAGCGGGGCAACCGACCGGATGCACACCTTGATCGCGGTGACGGGACTGCTCGGCTGGGGAGTCAATGCGCTCTTCCAGCGGGTGGAACGGGCCACGCTGCACTGGCACTCGGCACATCGGAACGGGCCACGGTGA
- a CDS encoding ABC transporter permease — MRKIALLLSPAIVPVLLVVLWWNLAAHATSIYFPAPERIWGSFQDLWLFERWSSDVLPSLRRMGIGLLVAAVLGIGLGTLIGLVPIAYRAVNPYLEFLRAIPPAALIPAAILAVGIGDQMKIVIVVFGAVWPILLNTVEGVRGVHSTLRATMQTFGVGRARYVLRVVIPAAGPSISAGIRSALSLGIILIVVSEMVASTNGLGYFILISQRSFAIPDMWSGIILLGLLGVVLNCCYVLLERLVLRWYWQSQRMER; from the coding sequence GTGCGCAAGATCGCGCTTCTCCTCTCCCCGGCGATCGTCCCCGTTCTTCTGGTCGTGCTGTGGTGGAACCTCGCCGCCCATGCGACGTCGATCTACTTCCCCGCACCGGAACGCATCTGGGGTTCCTTCCAGGACCTGTGGCTGTTCGAGCGGTGGAGCTCCGACGTGCTGCCCAGCCTACGACGCATGGGGATCGGCCTACTGGTCGCCGCCGTCCTAGGGATCGGCCTCGGGACGCTCATCGGTCTGGTCCCGATCGCCTACCGCGCCGTGAACCCGTACCTGGAGTTCCTCCGCGCGATCCCGCCGGCCGCGCTGATCCCGGCAGCGATCCTTGCCGTCGGCATCGGCGACCAGATGAAGATCGTCATCGTCGTGTTCGGCGCCGTCTGGCCGATCCTGCTCAACACCGTCGAGGGAGTGCGCGGTGTGCACTCGACCTTGCGTGCCACGATGCAGACCTTCGGCGTCGGCCGGGCCCGATACGTGCTCCGTGTCGTGATCCCGGCAGCCGGGCCGAGCATCTCGGCCGGCATCCGTTCAGCTCTCTCGCTGGGGATCATCCTGATCGTCGTCAGCGAGATGGTCGCGTCGACGAACGGCCTGGGCTACTTCATCTTGATCTCGCAGCGCAGCTTCGCCATCCCCGACATGTGGTCGGGGATCATCCTCCTCGGTCTCCTCGGCGTCGTCCTGAACTGCTGCTACGTCCTTCTCGAACGGCTGGTCCTTCGCTGGTACTGGCAGTCACAACGAATGGAGCGATGA
- a CDS encoding ABC transporter ATP-binding protein yields MAPTAGSVSVLGTEVTKPPREVGVVFQDYSRSLMPWLSVRKNVEFPIGRSARRDPRKRRRVDAALESVGLADVPSRYPWQLSGGMQQRVAIARALAYEPSILIMDEPFASVDAQTRFELEDLVLRVRDEFGVTILFVTHDIDEAVYLSSRIVVLGGRPTGVRSEIVNALPWPRSQTTTRDLPEFAHLRTELYRLLVKQPPGAPARPDRAGVDGSPTLTHP; encoded by the coding sequence ATGGCGCCCACCGCCGGGTCGGTCTCGGTACTGGGCACGGAGGTGACCAAACCACCGAGAGAGGTGGGCGTCGTCTTCCAGGACTACTCACGCTCCCTCATGCCGTGGTTGTCGGTGCGTAAGAACGTGGAGTTCCCGATCGGTCGCTCGGCCCGTCGTGATCCGCGCAAGCGTCGCCGTGTCGACGCAGCCCTGGAATCGGTGGGCTTGGCCGATGTGCCGTCGCGGTATCCGTGGCAGCTGTCCGGGGGCATGCAGCAACGCGTGGCGATCGCCCGCGCGCTGGCCTACGAGCCATCGATCCTGATCATGGACGAGCCGTTCGCCTCGGTCGACGCGCAGACCCGGTTCGAGCTCGAGGACCTGGTGCTGCGGGTTCGAGACGAGTTCGGGGTGACGATCCTGTTCGTCACCCATGACATCGACGAGGCCGTCTACCTGTCGAGCCGCATCGTCGTCCTCGGCGGCCGACCGACCGGCGTGCGATCCGAGATCGTCAACGCGTTGCCGTGGCCCCGCAGCCAGACCACCACGCGCGACCTACCGGAGTTCGCACACCTGCGGACCGAGCTCTACCGGTTGCTGGTCAAGCAGCCGCCTGGAGCGCCTGCCCGGCCCGACCGTGCCGGCGTCGACGGTTCCCCCACCCTGACCCACCCATGA
- a CDS encoding D-alanine--D-alanine ligase — MRTRVAVIGGGANCEHDVSLASAASVAGALDPATYDVVSLTIGRDGTWRDRGLRPIGLSGAAQVLRGCDVVFPVVHGPRGEDGALAALCELAGLPYVGSGIRPGALAMDKWATKLVAQAVGIATAPGVLVTPATAAHRRWTHPVVVKPVAAGSSQGVSRVDVPEALAPALEAAFALDDRVLVEDLVVGREVDVAVLRRADGSLFVPPALEIVTDGIFDYDAKYGGHADFRIPAALADTDAKALQDAATGVFEALGCAGVARVDFFLTEAGPVLNEVNTMPGMTEHSQAPRMFAAAGMTYPDLLDELVRGAHR; from the coding sequence ATGAGGACCCGGGTGGCCGTCATCGGCGGCGGCGCGAACTGCGAGCACGACGTGTCGCTGGCCTCCGCCGCGTCGGTCGCGGGGGCGCTCGACCCGGCGACCTACGACGTCGTCTCGCTGACCATCGGCCGGGACGGCACCTGGCGCGACCGCGGCCTGCGCCCGATCGGGCTCAGCGGCGCGGCCCAGGTGCTGCGCGGCTGCGACGTCGTGTTCCCGGTCGTGCACGGTCCGCGCGGCGAGGACGGTGCGCTCGCCGCGCTGTGCGAGCTCGCCGGCCTCCCGTACGTCGGCAGCGGCATCCGCCCCGGTGCGCTGGCGATGGACAAGTGGGCCACCAAGCTGGTCGCCCAGGCGGTCGGCATCGCGACGGCGCCCGGCGTCCTGGTCACGCCCGCGACCGCGGCCCACCGGCGCTGGACCCATCCGGTGGTGGTGAAGCCGGTCGCCGCCGGATCGAGCCAGGGCGTGAGCCGGGTCGACGTACCCGAGGCGCTGGCACCGGCCCTGGAGGCCGCCTTCGCGCTCGACGACCGGGTGCTGGTGGAGGACCTGGTCGTCGGCCGGGAGGTCGACGTGGCGGTGCTGCGCCGGGCGGACGGCAGCCTGTTCGTCCCGCCCGCGCTGGAGATCGTGACCGACGGCATCTTCGACTACGACGCGAAGTACGGCGGGCACGCGGACTTCCGGATCCCCGCGGCGCTGGCCGACACCGACGCCAAGGCCCTGCAGGACGCGGCGACCGGGGTGTTCGAGGCGCTGGGCTGCGCGGGGGTCGCCCGGGTCGACTTCTTCCTCACCGAGGCCGGCCCCGTGCTCAACGAGGTGAACACGATGCCCGGCATGACCGAGCACTCCCAAGCACCCCGCATGTTCGCCGCCGCCGGCATGACCTACCCGGACCTGCTCGACGAGCTGGTCCGCGGCGCCCACCGGTGA
- a CDS encoding AraC family ligand binding domain-containing protein: MATAPTVPTREVITNGDSRISIIRPAAPIAGAEADRMLTVFDINHPSISPDNYNKADGAPLRVLYSSAAKLDISKRSHEDMGFWHRSVDHSEIIICIQGALRWETELGTHVLRSGQALVIPRGVAHRSALAPESAEENILLEIKVAADLDYVGPDGALIP, translated from the coding sequence ATGGCCACCGCGCCCACGGTTCCGACCCGCGAAGTGATCACCAACGGTGATAGCCGCATTTCCATCATCCGCCCGGCCGCACCGATCGCAGGTGCCGAAGCAGACCGCATGTTGACGGTCTTCGATATCAACCATCCGAGCATCTCGCCGGACAACTACAACAAGGCCGACGGTGCGCCGCTGCGGGTGCTGTACTCCTCGGCCGCGAAGCTCGACATCTCCAAGCGCAGCCACGAGGACATGGGCTTCTGGCACCGCAGTGTCGACCACAGCGAGATCATCATCTGCATCCAGGGCGCGCTGCGCTGGGAGACCGAGCTCGGCACGCACGTGCTGCGGTCGGGGCAGGCGCTCGTGATCCCGCGCGGCGTCGCCCACCGCTCGGCCCTCGCTCCAGAGTCGGCCGAGGAGAACATTCTCCTGGAGATCAAGGTGGCGGCCGACCTGGACTACGTCGGTCCTGACGGCGCGCTGATCCCGTGA
- a CDS encoding DUF222 domain-containing protein, translated as MPSPGALDTATAVVAHAQELAQTPWSELSGAETVEVATAVAAARGLVDAALVGIAGRLDGDDALLETGWASAKDLLTHLLGGHKGMGGGLVRAAGRLAGLPAVREALEDGRITLPQARAIADRVATLPRVPEFREQVAGGMLDLATSEGLDATDLQARFGEVVRDLDPDAALVNADKERVKAERGAHHARHLRFAEDGHGGVKVTGYGTLEDAEKIKATLHPLAAPATSEPGACGGTNRQPGEPMFDNDGISTQTPCLTPGCGHDGRDPRDAGARLWDALVDACERLANSDDDLPRDHGTKPRVIVLIDQESLRQQVIDAGLAREGQTPTGARLSASAVRRMACDAEIIPAVLGTTSQVLDVGRTQRLVTTALWTALIARDRHCAFPGCTRMPLACDAHHVVHWADGGPTSLDNLVMLCRYHHTLIHQTPWAVHIDPDTGQPVWTPPPRATLTSLHGKITYHPARPRAA; from the coding sequence ATGCCTTCTCCCGGAGCGCTCGACACGGCCACCGCCGTGGTCGCGCACGCCCAGGAGCTAGCCCAGACACCGTGGTCCGAGTTGTCCGGCGCCGAGACGGTCGAGGTCGCCACCGCGGTGGCCGCAGCACGGGGGCTGGTCGATGCGGCGCTGGTCGGGATCGCCGGCCGCTTGGACGGCGACGACGCGCTGCTCGAGACCGGCTGGGCCTCCGCGAAGGACCTCCTCACCCACCTCCTCGGTGGCCACAAAGGGATGGGTGGGGGACTGGTCCGTGCTGCCGGTCGGCTCGCCGGGCTTCCCGCGGTGCGCGAGGCCTTGGAGGACGGGCGGATCACCCTCCCCCAGGCACGCGCGATCGCGGACAGGGTCGCCACCCTGCCCCGGGTGCCCGAGTTCCGTGAGCAGGTCGCCGGCGGGATGCTCGACCTGGCCACCAGCGAGGGCCTCGACGCAACCGACCTGCAGGCCAGGTTCGGTGAGGTCGTGCGCGACCTCGACCCCGACGCGGCGCTCGTCAACGCGGACAAGGAACGTGTCAAGGCCGAACGCGGCGCCCACCACGCCCGCCACCTCCGCTTCGCCGAAGACGGCCACGGCGGGGTCAAGGTCACCGGCTACGGCACCCTCGAGGACGCCGAGAAGATCAAAGCCACCCTGCATCCCTTGGCCGCCCCCGCGACTTCGGAGCCCGGCGCCTGCGGCGGGACCAACCGCCAACCGGGCGAGCCGATGTTCGACAACGACGGCATCTCGACCCAGACCCCGTGCCTGACCCCGGGCTGCGGCCACGACGGCCGCGACCCCCGCGACGCCGGCGCCCGCCTGTGGGACGCGCTCGTCGACGCCTGCGAGCGACTCGCCAACAGCGACGACGACCTCCCCCGCGACCACGGCACCAAACCCCGCGTGATCGTGCTCATCGACCAAGAATCCCTCCGCCAACAGGTCATCGACGCCGGACTCGCCCGCGAGGGCCAGACCCCCACCGGCGCCCGACTCTCCGCGAGCGCCGTACGCCGCATGGCCTGCGACGCCGAGATCATCCCCGCCGTCCTCGGCACCACCAGCCAGGTCCTCGACGTCGGACGCACCCAACGCCTCGTCACCACCGCCCTGTGGACCGCCCTGATCGCCCGCGACCGGCACTGCGCCTTCCCCGGCTGCACCCGCATGCCCCTGGCCTGCGACGCCCACCACGTCGTGCATTGGGCCGACGGCGGCCCCACCAGTCTCGACAACCTCGTCATGCTCTGCCGCTACCACCACACACTCATCCACCAGACCCCCTGGGCCGTCCACATCGACCCCGACACAGGTCAACCCGTGTGGACCCCACCACCCCGCGCCACCCTCACCTCACTCCACGGCAAGATCACCTACCACCCCGCCCGACCACGCGCCGCCTGA
- a CDS encoding Calx-beta domain-containing protein, protein MVSPRLRPCLRRAAVLLATGPLVVPAVLAATPATALPAMVLAKPGATATPVTVSEQAGTAIVRLRLAKKAPRSLALSWSTVAGSAKAGSDFKAARGSVTIKKGRKSAKVKVAILDDTVAEPTETFYVKVKGAAKVRPAKVPVTILDDDGPGGSGPGGPGATPFPQTISGSLSGTTKTAVYSGGTVPDSLHVEWSGTITYVFQPNDPVLGTPWADQQVHYVVQSATVNWTASGSCTGAGTLTGPQLTGAFTVDVTAAGLGYDEDPAAWDYSLLLAPVNTDAGDMPVSCGGSPGNAAGRVGQGGFGGALVYNSHATPEQPVSNRVSVDRYTYAGTANPPTLTYDNSWSLSGSGVAAYPPAG, encoded by the coding sequence ATGGTCTCCCCACGCCTGCGCCCATGCCTGCGCCGTGCCGCCGTCCTCCTCGCGACCGGACCACTCGTCGTACCCGCGGTGCTCGCAGCGACCCCGGCGACCGCACTCCCGGCCATGGTCCTGGCCAAGCCCGGGGCCACGGCCACTCCGGTGACCGTGTCGGAACAGGCCGGCACGGCGATCGTGAGGTTGAGGCTGGCGAAGAAGGCGCCGCGGAGTCTCGCCCTGTCCTGGTCGACCGTTGCCGGATCGGCGAAGGCGGGGAGCGACTTCAAGGCGGCCCGGGGCAGCGTCACGATCAAGAAGGGACGCAAGAGCGCGAAGGTGAAGGTGGCGATCCTCGACGACACGGTGGCCGAGCCGACCGAGACGTTCTACGTCAAGGTCAAGGGAGCCGCGAAGGTGCGGCCGGCCAAGGTGCCGGTCACGATCCTCGACGACGACGGCCCCGGCGGCTCGGGACCGGGAGGCCCCGGCGCCACGCCCTTCCCGCAGACCATCTCGGGCTCGCTGTCGGGCACCACGAAGACCGCCGTCTACAGCGGCGGCACGGTGCCGGACAGCCTGCACGTGGAGTGGAGCGGCACCATCACCTACGTGTTCCAGCCGAACGACCCGGTGCTGGGCACGCCGTGGGCGGACCAGCAGGTCCACTACGTCGTCCAGTCCGCCACCGTGAACTGGACCGCGAGCGGATCCTGCACCGGAGCAGGCACCCTCACCGGCCCCCAGCTCACGGGAGCGTTCACCGTCGACGTCACCGCCGCCGGCCTCGGGTACGACGAGGATCCGGCCGCCTGGGACTACAGCCTCCTCCTCGCTCCGGTGAACACCGATGCCGGCGACATGCCGGTGTCGTGCGGCGGCAGTCCGGGCAACGCCGCCGGGCGGGTCGGCCAGGGCGGGTTCGGAGGAGCGCTCGTCTACAACAGCCATGCCACGCCCGAGCAGCCGGTGAGCAACCGGGTGTCCGTCGACCGCTACACCTACGCCGGTACGGCGAACCCACCCACGCTGACCTACGACAACAGCTGGAGCCTGAGCGGGAGCGGCGTGGCGGCGTACCCACCCGCGGGCTGA